One genomic window of Arcobacter sp. CECT 8986 includes the following:
- the soxZ gene encoding thiosulfate oxidation carrier complex protein SoxZ, giving the protein MAKTRIKAKLRKGVVTVKTLSKHPMLSYVEAKRAKKEANFITYFVAEVNDKVVFEVSTSQFLSKDPYLKFAFTGAEKGDKVKITWKDLKGATVVSTGKIK; this is encoded by the coding sequence ATGGCAAAAACAAGAATCAAAGCAAAATTAAGAAAAGGTGTTGTTACAGTTAAAACTCTTTCTAAACACCCAATGTTAAGTTACGTAGAAGCAAAAAGAGCTAAAAAAGAAGCAAATTTCATTACTTATTTTGTAGCTGAAGTTAATGATAAAGTAGTTTTTGAAGTATCTACTTCTCAATTTTTATCAAAAGACCCTTATTTAAAATTTGCATTTACTGGTGCAGAAAAAGGTGACAAAGTAAAAATTACTTGGAAAGATTTAAAAGGTGCAACTGTAGTAAGTACAGGGAAAATCAAATAG
- the soxA gene encoding sulfur oxidation c-type cytochrome SoxA encodes MLMKLLKAVSFLSLALITLNASEFDKQAQKDKNELVKYFEAKFADPYKEKNRFFPYSTDDELENGYSKGLKHMDFAIGSYSYAKDAKEQYEAIKEFPPYEDKIEKGEELYNKKFANGNSLATCFPDPTVAGNYPYYDLEKKEVISLTTAVNQCLTDNGEKKWNAKKGDMAVFQAFLAYSSADEGKNVDIKIPNKEAQDAYERGKEYYYTQRGYLKMSCATCHVQGAGQRVRNEKLSPLLGQTTHFPVYRLKWGSLGTLERRIAGCIKDQGQVPPKVDSKKMHELLYFMAYMSNGMPVDGPDVRK; translated from the coding sequence ATGTTAATGAAACTATTAAAAGCTGTATCATTCCTTTCACTTGCATTAATTACATTAAATGCAAGTGAGTTTGATAAGCAAGCACAAAAAGATAAAAACGAGTTAGTAAAATACTTTGAAGCAAAATTTGCAGATCCTTATAAAGAAAAAAATAGATTTTTCCCTTATTCAACTGATGATGAGTTGGAAAATGGATATTCTAAAGGATTAAAGCATATGGATTTTGCAATAGGAAGTTACTCTTATGCAAAAGATGCAAAAGAACAATATGAAGCAATTAAAGAGTTTCCACCTTATGAAGATAAAATTGAAAAAGGTGAAGAACTTTACAATAAAAAGTTTGCAAATGGAAACTCTTTAGCTACATGTTTTCCAGACCCAACTGTTGCAGGAAATTATCCTTATTATGATTTAGAGAAAAAAGAGGTTATCTCTTTAACAACAGCTGTAAATCAATGTTTAACAGATAATGGTGAGAAAAAATGGAATGCAAAAAAAGGTGATATGGCAGTATTTCAAGCATTTTTAGCATATTCATCAGCTGATGAAGGTAAAAATGTAGATATCAAAATTCCTAATAAAGAAGCACAAGATGCTTATGAAAGAGGAAAAGAGTATTACTATACTCAAAGAGGATATTTAAAAATGTCATGTGCAACTTGTCACGTTCAAGGTGCAGGTCAAAGAGTTAGAAATGAAAAACTTTCTCCACTTTTAGGACAAACTACACATTTCCCAGTTTATAGATTAAAATGGGGATCATTAGGAACTCTTGAAAGAAGAATTGCTGGATGTATTAAAGACCAAGGTCAAGTTCCACCAAAAGTTGATAGTAAAAAAATGCATGAATTACTATACTTTATGGCATATATGTCAAATGGAATGCCAGTTGATGGTCCAGACGTAAGAAAATAA
- a CDS encoding rhodanese-like domain-containing protein has translation MSITNKFLKTLLVAALSISFANAEGGEKFVPIMPGVKSMDVTLNGQTYIIQRNQDFKNKISDLYNTTARGVPQPMTLAQGVETIGEVEFLNFMKKAQNDSSIAIIDTRTPGWFARLRIPGAVNVPYTNFNNRDDAVDMMEDYMGVIINDDESLDFSKAKTLILYCNGYWCGQTPAMIKNAKQSLLTLGYPASKIKYYRGGMQAWTSLGFTVAGSAAK, from the coding sequence ATGAGTATTACAAATAAATTTTTAAAAACATTATTAGTTGCAGCTTTATCTATATCTTTTGCAAATGCAGAAGGTGGTGAAAAATTTGTTCCTATAATGCCTGGTGTAAAATCAATGGATGTTACACTAAATGGTCAAACTTATATAATACAAAGAAATCAAGATTTCAAAAACAAAATTTCAGATTTATATAATACTACTGCAAGAGGTGTTCCTCAACCAATGACTTTAGCACAAGGTGTTGAAACTATTGGAGAAGTAGAATTTTTAAATTTTATGAAAAAAGCACAAAATGATTCTTCTATTGCAATCATTGATACAAGAACTCCAGGTTGGTTTGCAAGATTAAGAATTCCAGGTGCAGTGAATGTACCTTATACAAATTTTAATAATAGAGATGATGCTGTTGATATGATGGAAGATTATATGGGAGTTATCATAAATGATGATGAGTCTTTAGATTTTTCAAAAGCAAAAACTCTTATTTTATATTGTAATGGTTACTGGTGTGGACAAACTCCAGCAATGATTAAAAATGCAAAACAATCACTTTTAACTTTAGGTTATCCAGCAAGTAAAATCAAATATTATAGAGGTGGTATGCAAGCGTGGACATCTTTAGGATTTACAGTTGCAGGTAGTGCAGCAAAATAG
- the soxB gene encoding thiosulfohydrolase SoxB, protein MSKLSRREFIYMMAVLGASPIFANSHTRMTSTNKLSDYYKLKPFGNARFLHMTDSHAQLTPIYFREPSVNLGFHSNYAKPPHIVGEKFLEYYGIKNDKRLEYAYTCIDFEKHARAIGKTGGYAQIKTVVDYLRNSFGEEKTLLLDGGDTWQGSATALWTRGKDMVGAMNLLGVDVAVGHWEFTYKAQEVLENVKLLKAEFLAQNVKVKEDALFNETDIAKQAYDMDEGYAFKPYTIKKMGNARVAIIGQAFPYTTIANPQRFIPDWSFSINDENMQEVVNDIKENEKPDAIIVLSHNGFDTDKKMANVVTGVDFIMGGHTHDGVPEAVPVKNAEGVTYVCNAGSNGKFLNVLDLDIQNGKIKDFKFTLLPIFSDLVPEDKQMKEYIQSVRKPYLKDLNRQIATTDVTLFRRGNFNGSWDQIICDSLLEIKDAEISLSPGFRWGTSVMPGQVITFDDLMTQTAMTYPETYVRNMKGSEIKLILEDVADNLFNVDPFYQQGGDMVRTGGISYKINPIEKIGNRISSITLTRTGEKIEPNKLYKVAGWSTVGAKSEGEPIWETVEKYLANIKHIKSLNVDAPDIVGIKNNPGIII, encoded by the coding sequence ATGAGTAAATTAAGTAGAAGAGAATTTATATATATGATGGCAGTACTTGGTGCTTCTCCTATATTTGCAAATTCTCATACTAGAATGACTAGTACTAATAAATTAAGTGATTACTATAAGCTTAAACCTTTTGGTAACGCTAGATTTTTGCATATGACAGATTCTCATGCTCAATTAACACCTATTTACTTTAGAGAGCCAAGTGTAAACTTAGGTTTTCATAGTAACTATGCTAAACCTCCACATATTGTAGGAGAAAAGTTTTTAGAGTATTATGGAATTAAAAATGACAAAAGACTTGAGTATGCTTATACATGTATTGATTTTGAAAAGCATGCAAGAGCGATAGGTAAAACTGGTGGATATGCACAAATTAAAACTGTTGTTGATTATTTGAGAAATAGTTTTGGTGAAGAAAAGACATTACTTTTAGATGGTGGTGACACATGGCAAGGTAGTGCAACTGCATTATGGACACGTGGTAAAGATATGGTTGGTGCTATGAATTTACTAGGAGTTGATGTTGCAGTTGGACACTGGGAGTTTACTTATAAAGCACAAGAAGTTTTAGAAAATGTAAAACTTTTAAAAGCTGAGTTCTTAGCTCAAAATGTAAAAGTAAAAGAAGATGCATTATTTAATGAAACAGATATTGCAAAACAAGCATATGATATGGATGAAGGTTATGCTTTCAAACCATATACAATTAAAAAAATGGGTAATGCAAGAGTTGCTATAATTGGTCAAGCCTTCCCTTATACAACTATTGCTAATCCTCAAAGATTTATCCCTGATTGGTCTTTTTCTATTAATGATGAGAATATGCAAGAAGTTGTAAATGATATTAAAGAAAATGAAAAGCCAGATGCAATAATTGTGTTATCTCATAATGGTTTTGATACAGATAAAAAAATGGCAAATGTAGTAACAGGAGTTGATTTTATTATGGGTGGACATACTCATGATGGAGTGCCTGAAGCAGTTCCTGTAAAAAATGCTGAAGGTGTTACATATGTATGTAATGCTGGTTCAAATGGTAAATTTTTAAATGTATTAGACCTTGATATTCAAAATGGAAAAATAAAAGACTTTAAATTTACTCTATTACCAATATTTTCAGATTTAGTTCCTGAAGATAAACAGATGAAAGAGTATATTCAAAGTGTAAGAAAACCATATTTAAAAGATTTAAATAGACAAATTGCAACAACTGATGTAACTTTGTTTAGAAGAGGGAACTTTAACGGTTCTTGGGATCAAATAATATGTGATTCTCTTTTAGAAATCAAAGATGCTGAAATATCATTATCTCCAGGATTTAGATGGGGAACATCTGTTATGCCTGGACAAGTTATTACTTTTGATGACTTGATGACTCAAACAGCTATGACTTATCCTGAAACATATGTTAGAAATATGAAAGGAAGTGAGATTAAACTTATTTTAGAAGATGTTGCTGATAACTTATTTAATGTGGATCCATTTTATCAACAAGGTGGAGATATGGTAAGAACAGGTGGAATATCTTATAAAATTAATCCAATTGAAAAAATTGGAAATAGAATCTCTTCAATTACACTTACAAGAACAGGTGAAAAAATAGAACCAAATAAACTATATAAAGTTGCTGGTTGGTCAACAGTTGGTGCAAAATCAGAGGGTGAACCTATTTGGGAAACTGTTGAAAAATATTTGGCAAACATAAAACACATAAAAAGTTTAAATGTTGATGCACCTGATATCGTTGGAATTAAAAATAATCCAGGAATCATAATATAA
- a CDS encoding thioredoxin family protein has translation MIKKIFILSLFLLSFLYAKIDDNKVISKANSLNKQILVYVTSKNCFYCMKMDKDVFSQEEVKNAISKNYIFVKVDVFEDKLPFSLQKKYKKITPSFFILDKNGTYQNSVIGSWSKKDFLEILKENIK, from the coding sequence ATGATAAAAAAAATATTTATTTTATCTTTATTTTTACTATCTTTTTTATACGCAAAGATTGATGATAATAAAGTAATATCAAAAGCAAATAGCTTAAATAAACAAATTCTTGTATATGTTACATCTAAAAATTGTTTTTATTGTATGAAAATGGATAAAGATGTTTTTTCACAAGAAGAGGTAAAAAATGCCATATCTAAAAATTATATATTTGTAAAAGTTGATGTATTTGAGGATAAATTGCCTTTTTCTTTACAAAAAAAATATAAAAAAATAACTCCTAGTTTTTTTATACTTGATAAAAACGGTACATATCAAAATAGTGTTATTGGAAGTTGGAGCAAAAAAGATTTTTTAGAAATATTAAAAGAGAATATAAAATGA
- a CDS encoding MOSC domain-containing protein, translated as MSEIIKGNVVGIFSATKDTQSKSRPKVESLNLIKDFGIENDKFAGKDLDKTVMIVGTKSYEIAKENGVELEYGSLGENILLDFDPHNYKVGDIFNIENSLLEITQICTVCSHLSKFDKKLPKLLNMHRGLYCKILTNGIITNKMQVSVKEVK; from the coding sequence ATGAGTGAAATAATAAAAGGTAATGTAGTAGGAATCTTTAGTGCTACAAAAGATACTCAAAGTAAATCAAGACCAAAAGTTGAAAGTTTAAATCTTATAAAAGATTTTGGAATAGAAAATGATAAGTTTGCTGGTAAAGATTTAGATAAAACAGTGATGATTGTTGGTACAAAATCATATGAAATAGCAAAAGAAAATGGTGTAGAGTTAGAATATGGAAGTTTAGGAGAAAATATACTTTTAGACTTTGACCCACACAATTATAAAGTTGGAGATATTTTTAATATTGAAAATAGTTTGCTTGAAATTACACAAATTTGTACAGTTTGTAGTCATTTGAGTAAATTTGATAAAAAATTACCAAAGTTGTTAAATATGCATAGAGGTTTATATTGTAAAATATTAACAAATGGCATCATAACAAATAAAATGCAAGTTAGCGTAAAGGAAGTTAAATGA
- a CDS encoding DsrE family protein, translating into MKKILLVLLLSIFCFARTEFSEPKPTFDNPRKVVYSLHTGDIKKINSILGSMYNILKEYPAESLKIVVVAYGKGLRTLRKDFDKATLLRIKSLMQYDVEFIGCKNTMDSMHWKEEDFLDDVDFVQAGIAEVIERKVDGYIGINAY; encoded by the coding sequence ATGAAGAAAATATTGTTAGTTTTATTATTAAGTATATTTTGTTTTGCAAGAACAGAGTTTTCAGAACCAAAACCAACATTTGATAATCCAAGAAAAGTTGTATATTCATTGCACACAGGTGATATAAAAAAGATAAATAGTATTTTGGGTTCTATGTACAATATACTAAAAGAGTATCCTGCTGAGAGTCTAAAAATAGTAGTAGTTGCATATGGAAAAGGCTTACGAACGTTAAGAAAAGATTTTGATAAAGCTACACTATTAAGAATAAAATCATTAATGCAATATGATGTTGAATTTATAGGATGTAAAAATACAATGGATTCAATGCATTGGAAAGAAGAAGATTTTTTAGATGATGTTGATTTTGTACAAGCAGGAATTGCAGAAGTAATAGAAAGAAAAGTTGATGGATATATAGGAATTAATGCTTATTAA
- a CDS encoding alpha/beta hydrolase codes for MLKKIFISSLVLGVSLLNAQNISKSQCSKLGDDFIFAGGECINYKKYSGEQKDKLNIVVHGTWDEGTNILGRYAPFAENLSFETDVPTIAVALPGYSKSSLNNLKSIGSKTQTNLVYKKEYLSFLSSLISAFKDKYNAKTITYIGHSAGCSIGATILGDYPKLINNLLCAGGKYDIHKTTKEKDLISAIDVVDNIDKNSKIALVYGTKDTISKPENTIEFYKIAKEKGLNVKLVEVKDAVHLDLDMSEPSVNAIIELDEK; via the coding sequence ATGTTAAAAAAGATTTTTATTTCAAGTTTAGTTTTAGGGGTTAGTTTATTAAATGCTCAAAATATCTCAAAGAGTCAATGCTCTAAACTAGGAGATGATTTTATATTTGCAGGTGGTGAATGTATTAATTATAAAAAATATTCAGGTGAGCAAAAAGATAAACTAAATATTGTAGTTCATGGAACATGGGATGAAGGAACAAATATTTTAGGTAGATATGCTCCTTTTGCTGAAAATCTATCTTTTGAAACAGATGTTCCAACTATTGCTGTTGCACTTCCAGGTTATTCAAAATCATCATTAAATAACTTAAAATCAATTGGTTCAAAAACTCAAACAAATTTAGTTTATAAAAAGGAGTATCTATCTTTTTTATCTTCATTAATTAGTGCTTTTAAAGATAAATATAATGCAAAAACAATAACTTATATAGGTCATAGTGCAGGTTGTAGTATTGGTGCTACAATTTTAGGAGATTATCCAAAATTAATAAATAATCTTTTATGTGCAGGTGGGAAATATGATATTCATAAAACTACAAAAGAAAAAGATTTAATCTCTGCAATTGATGTTGTTGATAATATAGATAAAAACTCAAAAATTGCTTTAGTGTATGGAACAAAAGATACTATTTCTAAACCTGAAAATACAATAGAGTTTTATAAAATAGCAAAAGAAAAAGGATTAAATGTAAAACTTGTTGAAGTTAAAGATGCGGTGCATTTAGATTTGGATATGAGTGAACCTTCTGTAAATGCAATTATTGAATTGGATGAAAAGTAA
- a CDS encoding HD-GYP domain-containing protein, whose amino-acid sequence MDKKRQLLFNSNNFLLATSLCFDYVLKNQKKIPLGYLKRVTYISLNIALKLGFSSKELADLCSYCLSSNIALNISEDEKTLCENSSKIVENFEFLTKQQDVLLYQKEHFDGTGLFNKVGEEIPLFSQIIFLSTKLNEKFDFSTFDEEIKQQAIFFVKDNKNTLFSSKIVDTFLELCTSTSFWLDLEDENDILMFIYNTLEDFTAPMDFENILKITRSISKIENSNSKLVEYIDSMSEYYGFDHKDKYTLKIAGSLCKIGKLIIKKELLEKKEPLNKNEIEKIKTYPYYTKKILSNIIGFNDIMQWAIKIQERLDASGYIYSLDAKSLSLKDRLLINLAIYDALTQDKTYRNKYTHKEAIDIMLNESKSGKIDESIVKNIDEVLFDSKNL is encoded by the coding sequence ATGGATAAAAAAAGACAACTACTTTTTAATTCAAATAATTTTTTATTAGCTACTTCTTTATGCTTTGATTATGTTTTAAAAAATCAAAAGAAAATACCTTTGGGATATTTAAAAAGAGTGACTTATATAAGTTTAAATATTGCACTTAAATTGGGTTTTTCTAGTAAAGAATTAGCAGATTTATGTTCATATTGTTTAAGTAGTAATATTGCTCTTAATATAAGTGAAGATGAAAAAACTTTATGTGAAAATAGTTCTAAAATTGTTGAAAACTTTGAGTTTTTGACAAAACAACAAGATGTTCTTTTATATCAAAAAGAGCATTTTGATGGAACTGGATTATTTAATAAAGTTGGCGAAGAGATACCTCTATTTTCTCAGATAATATTTTTATCAACAAAATTAAATGAAAAATTTGATTTTTCTACATTTGATGAAGAGATAAAACAACAAGCAATTTTTTTTGTAAAAGACAATAAAAATACTCTTTTTAGTTCAAAAATAGTAGATACTTTCTTAGAACTTTGTACATCAACTTCTTTTTGGTTAGATTTAGAAGATGAAAATGATATTTTGATGTTTATTTATAATACTTTAGAAGATTTTACAGCACCAATGGATTTTGAGAATATATTAAAAATAACTCGAAGTATTTCAAAAATAGAAAATTCTAATAGCAAATTGGTTGAGTATATTGATAGTATGAGTGAATATTATGGATTTGACCATAAAGACAAATATACTCTAAAAATTGCAGGAAGTCTTTGTAAAATTGGGAAATTAATAATAAAAAAAGAGTTGTTAGAAAAAAAAGAGCCTTTAAATAAAAATGAAATTGAGAAGATAAAAACATATCCATACTACACAAAAAAAATCCTGTCAAATATCATAGGATTTAATGATATTATGCAATGGGCTATTAAAATTCAAGAAAGATTAGATGCAAGTGGATATATATATTCCCTTGATGCAAAAAGTCTGAGTTTAAAAGATAGATTACTTATAAACTTAGCTATTTATGATGCTTTAACTCAAGATAAAACTTATAGAAATAAATATACTCATAAAGAAGCTATTGACATTATGTTAAATGAATCAAAGTCTGGAAAAATAGATGAATCAATAGTTAAAAATATAGATGAGGTACTTTTTGACTCAAAGAATTTATAA
- a CDS encoding valine--tRNA ligase: MSEKYEPSKIEDKFYKIWEDRGYFEIDGNKSIQQKDKNFAIMMPPPNVTGSLHIGHALTFTLQDIITRYKRMDGYKTLWQPGTDHAGIATQNIVEKQLLAEGTTKEELGREKFLERAWQQKEKSGGNIVHQMRKLGVTPAWSRERFTMDDGLKEAVKEAFVHLYNEGMIVQNNYMVNWCTHDGALSDIEVEHDEVKGKFYHMNYHFADGSGYVTVATTRPETYFGDTAIMVHPDDERYKDIVGKEVLLPLTDRKIKIITDKHVDMEFGTGVVKVTPAHDQNDYEVGKRHDLEFITCFDEKGILNDYCGEFKGLERLEAREPIVKKLQDEGYIVKIEEHVHQVGHCYRCKNIVEPYVSKQWFVRKEVAKGSIEKTYAGLTQFFPSHWINSYRAWMDELRDWCISRQLWWGHRIPVFTCNDCNHQWADKADEPEACPHCASKNYTQDPDVLDTWFSSGLWAFSPLGWGNNGKMKDTFNDTDLKDFYPNSLLITGFDIMFFWVARMMMMGEHFKGELPFKHIYMHALVRDENGAKMSKSKGNVIDPLDMVEEFSADIVRFSLAYLAVQGRDIKLGKKHLELYRNFTNKFYNAANFLQLNVETFPELNEIEVKSALGKYMLSKLSTAVDEVRENLDTYKFNEAAASLYRFVWNEFCDWGIEYSKASKDSIVELGAIFKETLKLTSPFMPFISEYLYQKLSGSELENSESIMIMNYPKDLAKDEEVENMFAIIEEAIIAIRRAKVVIDMGNSKIAKAYVKLDTNIDKDLAKPFIEKLAKVENIEFVDAKVENSITDVSNNLEVYIPTGEIDMSAIVDKLTKQQLKAQKEFDKLNGMLSNEKFVANAPEHVVAENKKALEEARIKLEKIENELKTIS, from the coding sequence ATGAGTGAAAAGTACGAACCATCAAAGATAGAAGATAAATTTTATAAAATATGGGAAGATAGAGGATATTTTGAAATAGATGGAAACAAATCTATTCAGCAAAAAGATAAAAATTTTGCAATTATGATGCCTCCTCCAAATGTAACAGGAAGCTTACATATTGGTCATGCACTTACTTTTACCCTTCAAGATATTATTACTAGATATAAAAGAATGGACGGGTACAAAACTTTATGGCAACCAGGGACAGACCACGCAGGTATTGCTACACAAAATATTGTTGAAAAACAACTATTAGCAGAAGGTACTACAAAAGAAGAGTTAGGTAGAGAAAAGTTCTTAGAAAGAGCTTGGCAACAAAAAGAGAAATCAGGTGGAAATATTGTTCACCAAATGAGAAAACTTGGAGTTACACCAGCTTGGAGTAGAGAAAGATTTACTATGGATGATGGACTAAAAGAGGCAGTTAAAGAGGCTTTTGTTCATCTTTATAATGAAGGAATGATTGTTCAAAACAATTATATGGTTAACTGGTGTACACATGATGGTGCGCTATCTGATATTGAAGTTGAACATGATGAAGTAAAAGGTAAATTTTACCATATGAATTATCACTTTGCAGATGGAAGTGGTTATGTAACAGTTGCTACAACTAGACCTGAAACATATTTTGGGGATACTGCAATTATGGTTCATCCTGATGATGAAAGATATAAAGATATTGTAGGAAAAGAAGTATTATTACCTTTAACTGATAGAAAAATCAAAATTATCACTGACAAACATGTTGATATGGAGTTTGGAACAGGTGTTGTAAAAGTTACTCCTGCTCATGACCAAAATGACTACGAAGTTGGAAAAAGACACGATTTAGAGTTTATTACTTGTTTTGATGAAAAAGGTATTTTAAACGATTATTGTGGAGAGTTTAAAGGTCTAGAAAGATTAGAAGCAAGAGAACCAATTGTTAAAAAACTTCAAGATGAAGGTTACATCGTAAAAATTGAAGAGCATGTTCATCAAGTAGGGCACTGTTATAGATGTAAAAATATTGTTGAGCCTTATGTATCTAAACAATGGTTTGTAAGAAAAGAAGTTGCTAAAGGAAGTATTGAAAAAACATATGCAGGTTTAACTCAATTTTTCCCAAGTCACTGGATTAACTCTTATAGAGCATGGATGGACGAATTAAGAGATTGGTGTATCTCTAGACAATTATGGTGGGGACACAGAATTCCTGTATTTACTTGTAATGATTGTAATCACCAATGGGCAGATAAAGCAGATGAACCAGAAGCTTGTCCACATTGTGCTAGTAAAAACTATACACAAGACCCAGATGTATTAGACACTTGGTTTAGTTCTGGATTATGGGCATTCTCTCCACTTGGATGGGGAAATAATGGAAAAATGAAAGATACTTTTAATGATACAGATTTAAAAGATTTCTATCCAAATAGTCTATTAATTACTGGTTTTGATATTATGTTCTTCTGGGTTGCTAGAATGATGATGATGGGTGAACACTTTAAAGGTGAATTACCATTTAAACATATTTATATGCATGCTTTAGTAAGAGATGAAAATGGTGCTAAAATGTCTAAATCAAAAGGAAACGTAATTGATCCACTTGATATGGTTGAAGAGTTTAGTGCTGATATTGTTAGATTTTCACTTGCATATTTAGCAGTTCAAGGTAGAGATATAAAACTAGGTAAAAAACACTTAGAATTATATAGAAACTTTACAAATAAATTTTATAATGCAGCAAACTTCTTACAATTAAATGTAGAGACTTTCCCTGAATTAAATGAGATTGAAGTAAAATCAGCTCTTGGTAAGTATATGCTTTCTAAACTTTCAACAGCAGTTGATGAAGTAAGAGAAAACCTTGATACTTATAAATTTAATGAAGCAGCAGCAAGTCTTTATAGATTTGTTTGGAATGAGTTTTGTGACTGGGGTATTGAGTATTCAAAAGCTAGTAAAGATTCAATTGTTGAACTTGGAGCAATATTCAAAGAGACATTAAAATTAACATCTCCATTTATGCCATTTATTTCTGAGTATTTATATCAAAAATTAAGTGGTAGTGAACTTGAAAATAGTGAATCAATTATGATTATGAACTATCCAAAAGACTTGGCTAAAGATGAAGAAGTTGAAAATATGTTTGCTATTATTGAAGAAGCTATTATTGCAATAAGAAGAGCAAAAGTTGTAATCGATATGGGTAATAGCAAAATTGCTAAAGCATATGTAAAACTTGATACAAATATTGATAAAGATTTAGCAAAACCATTTATAGAAAAACTTGCAAAAGTTGAAAATATTGAGTTTGTTGATGCAAAAGTTGAAAACTCTATAACTGATGTATCAAATAATCTTGAAGTTTATATTCCAACAGGTGAAATAGATATGAGTGCAATTGTTGATAAACTTACAAAACAACAACTAAAAGCACAAAAAGAGTTTGATAAATTAAATGGAATGTTATCAAATGAAAAATTTGTTGCAAATGCACCTGAGCATGTTGTTGCAGAAAATAAAAAAGCTTTAGAAGAAGCAAGAATTAAATTAGAAAAAATAGAAAACGAACTAAAAACGATTTCATAA